The DNA region GTTTCATGGCCGAGGTCTGACCCGCCCGGCTACAGGCGTTCCTTCAGCCAATGCCCCAATTTGGCGGCCTTGGTGCTTAGGTAGTTTTCGTTGTAGGCATTGCGGTTGACCTGCAGGGGCAGCCGCTCTGCTACCTCTATGCCCAGGTTTTCCATGGCGGCAACCTTGCGCGGGTTGTTGGTCATCAGCTTTAGCGCCGTAATGCCAAAACGATCCAGCATAGGTTTGCACAGATCGTAGCGCCGCATATCGGCCGGGAAGCCCAGCTGCTCGTTGGCCTCTACGGTATCGGCCCCCGCATCCTGCAGCTGATAGGCTCGTATCTTGTTCACCAGCCCGATGCCGCGCCCTTCCTGGCGCAGATAAAGCAGCGCCCCCCGCCCTTCTGCAGCAATAATTTGCATGGCGGACTCGAGTTGCGCACCGCAATCGCAGCGCTGGCTGAACAAGGCATCGCCGGTCAGGCACTCGGAATGGACTCTTGCCAGCACCGGCGCGCCGTCGCCCAGCTCGCCCAGCGTCAGCATCAGATGCTCTTTGGCGGTGGCGCGGTCGATGAAGATGTGAATCTCGAAGGTGGCCCACGGCGTAGGGAGCTTACTGGACGCGATGTAATCCAGCTTATAACTGACCGGGCGTGCCGCCGCGGAATTGGACTGCATAACAACCTCTGTGGAATAAAGCACATCGCTATGATACTTCTGTAGGCCGCCTTGCGTACGAAACTGCGCCAGGACGGACTGTTGCAGAATACAGAGGGCGCTTGAACAAAATGGGCGACCATCGCGGTCGCCCATT from Pollutimonas thiosulfatoxidans includes:
- the ribA gene encoding GTP cyclohydrolase II, with amino-acid sequence MQSNSAAARPVSYKLDYIASSKLPTPWATFEIHIFIDRATAKEHLMLTLGELGDGAPVLARVHSECLTGDALFSQRCDCGAQLESAMQIIAAEGRGALLYLRQEGRGIGLVNKIRAYQLQDAGADTVEANEQLGFPADMRRYDLCKPMLDRFGITALKLMTNNPRKVAAMENLGIEVAERLPLQVNRNAYNENYLSTKAAKLGHWLKERL